In Etheostoma cragini isolate CJK2018 chromosome 9, CSU_Ecrag_1.0, whole genome shotgun sequence, the following are encoded in one genomic region:
- the cp gene encoding ceruloplasmin yields the protein MHRLWLSGLLLSCWAAVCVSGMRREYFLRIEEVAWNYAPSGMNFMQNRTLQEDEQAAVFLKSGPQRIGSTYKKAVYKQYSDATYRTEVVKPNWLGYLGPVLMAEQGDTLIVHLKNTATRPYSIHPHGLNYSKGNEGALYPDATGPELKRDDSVPTGTTMTYEWTLPESHSPSSEDSNCMTRFYHSHVNPPKDIAAGLVGPLITCKTGTLDLHGDKSGDYLYALLFMVSDENFSWYLDDNIRTYIKTPAGGLKEDEDFIESNKMHGINGFLYGNLPGLSMCQGNKIHWHLIGLGNEVDMHSVHFHGQILTIQNHHTDTVSLFPASSTTAEMVADNPGNWMLTCSVNDHLMAGMQAIFEIKKCFPNVHKPRPHGELRPFFIAAEEEVWDYAPTPPTDGEADMFVTRRQNRIGSRYKKVRYVEYTDITFTTKMLRSPEEEHLGILGPVLRAEEKDTIKVVFKNKASRPYSIQPHGVQYSIEQDGTVYHNELEESHTAKKLRELKKEPRVVTPPPAALVRPGTMHNYEWTVPVGAGPVQGEADCLSYLYYSGVDPVKDTHSGLVGPLLICRPESLKKGIQKNYNKEFHLMATIFDENLSWYLDDNIKSLSTVPSTVNKGDEGFIESNKMHAINGFVYRNLPGLSMCKGDKVSWHVSGLGSETDIISLYFQGNRFIYRQNRRDTISVFPHISHTVTMEPDSMGQFEVVSATVNHYRAGMRANYTVKKCSLLQRQGEIMLHSKTYYIAAMEMEWDYSPNRTWEAEMFRGQESPAHAFLDQQGGFIGSRYKKVVYRQFTNNKFTKQVERTADMEHLGIMGPMIHADVGDKVTVVFKNMASRPYSIHAHGVKTETPDVHLTQPGETHSYYWYVNKNTGPTPEQEQCSVSAYYSTADVTKDLYSGLIGPLVICRRSWGRTFGMKKEVEEFALLFLVFDENESWYLDENIRTKIRSPRTNLKDDATFIESNKMHSINGFMYANLNGLNMEVGDKVYWYLMGMGNDVDIHTAHWHGHSVEYKLGGGPHRTDVYELFPATFQTVKMRPQYPGTWLLHCHVTDHIRGGMEAVYTVTEKEKKKGFFG from the exons ATGCATCGGTTGTGGTTAAGTGGATTGTTGCTGTCGTGTTGGGCAGCAGTATGTGTGTCTGGGATGAGAAGAGAGTACTTCCTTAGGATAGAGGAGGTGGCTTGGAACTATGCCCCAAGCGGAATGAACTTCATGCAAAACCGTACTCTGCAGGAGGATGA ACAAGCCGCAGTGTTTCTAAAGAGTGGCCCCCAGCGTATAGGCTCCACCTACAAGAAGGCTGTGTATAAGCAGTACAGTGACGCCACCTACAGGACTGAGGTGGTAAAACCGAACTGGCTGGGCTACCTGGGACCCGTGTTGATGGCTGAGCAGGGAGACACATTGATTGTCCACCTGAAGAACACTGCAACCAGACCTTACAGCATCCACCCGCATGGATTGAACTATAGCAAGGGCAATGAGG GAGCCCTATACCCAGACGCTACTGGTCCAGAGTTGAAGCGTGACGACTCAGTGCCTACTGGTACAACAATGACCTATGAGTGGACCCTCCCAGAGAGCCACAGCCCATCATCAGAGGACAGCAACTGCATGACCAGATTCTACCACTCCCACGTAAACCCACCAAAAGACATTGCTGCAGGACTGGTAGGACCTCTCATCACCTGTAAGACAG GAACTCTGGACTTGCATGGAGACAAGTCAGGAGACTATCTGTATGCTCTGCTCTTCATGGTGTCAGATGAGAACTTCAGCTGGTACCTAGACGACAACATCAGGACGTACATTAAGACTCCTGCCGGGGGCCTGAAGGAGGATGAAGATTTCATTGAGAGCAACAAAATGCACG GCATAAATGGTTTTCTGTACGGTAACCTGCCTGGACTGAGCATGTGTCAAGGCAACAAGATCCACTGGCACTTGATTGGCTTGGGCAATGAG GTGGACATGCATTCAGTTCATTTCCATGGCCAGATTCTGACCATTCAGAAccaccacacagacacagtcagtCTTTTCCCCGCCTCCAGCACTACAGCTGAAATGGTTGCTGACAATCCTGGAAACTGGATGCTGACGTGCAGCGTTAATGACCATTTGATGG CTGGAATGCAGGCTATATTTGAGATCAAGAAGTGTTTCCCCAACGTCCATAAGCCCCGACCACACGGGGAGCTCAGACCGTTCTTTATTGCTGCTGAAGAAGAAGTCTGGGACTACGCTCCTACGCCGCCTACTGATGG tgaaGCAGACATGTTTGTAACCAGAAGACAAAACCGTATTGGAAGCCGCTATAAGAAGGTCCGCTATGTGGAATACACCGACATCACCTTCACAACAAAGATGCTACGTAGCCCAGAGGAGGAACACCTTGGAATTCTGG GTCCTGTGCTGCGAGCTGAAGAGAAAGACACCATCAAGGTGGTGTTTAAGAACAAAGCCAGCCGGCCTTATAGCATACAACCACATGGTGTTCAGTACAGTATTGAACAGGATGGGACGGTCTATCACAATGAACTAGAAG AGTCCCATACAGCGAAGAAACTGCGGGAGCTAAAGAAGGAACCAA GAGTGGTGACCCCTCCCCCAGCTGCTTTGGTCAGACCTGGGACGATGCACAACTATGAATGGACAGTGCCAGTGGGTGCTGGTCCAGTACAAGGGGAGGCTGACTGTCTGTCCTATCTGTACTACTCTGGAGTGGACCCTGTTAAAGACACCCACTCTGGACTGGTTGGACCACTCCTTATCTGTCGACCTGAATCacttaaaaaaggaatacaG aaaaactacaacaaagagTTTCACCTCATGGCCACAATATTTGATGAGAACCTGAGCTGGTATCTGGACGACAACATTAAGTCCCTAAGCACTGTACCCTCTACTGTAAACAAGGGAGATGAGGGCTTCATAGAAAGCAACAAGATGCATG CCATCAATGGCTTTGTGTATAGGAACCTCCCCGGCCTGAGCATGTGTAAGGGGGATAAAGTATCATGGCACGTGTCAGGACTGGGTTCAGAGACCGACATCATTAGCCTTTACTTCCAGGGAAACCGCTTCATCTACCGCCAGAACAGACGAGACACCATCAGCGTCTTCCCTCACATCTCACACACTGTGACTATGGAGCCAGACAGCATGG gtcaGTTTGAAGTGGTGTCAGCCACAGTGAACCATTATCGGGCTGGCATGAGAGCCAACTACACGGTTAAAAAATGCAGCCTGCTTCAGCGTCAGGGGGAGATTATGCTTCACTCAAAAACCTATTACATTGCTGCCATGGAAATGGAATGGGACTACTCTCCAAACCGCACTTGGGAGGCCGAGATGTTCCGCGGTCAGGAGAG CCCTGCTCATGCCTTCCTGGACCAGCAGGGTGGGTTTATAGGCTCCCGTTACAAGAAGGTAGTCTACCGCCAGTTCACAAACAACAAATTCACCAAGCAGGTGGAAAGAACAGCAGATATGGAACACCTCGGCATTATGG GTCCAATGATTCATGCTGATGTGGGAGACAAGGTGACAgtggtttttaaaaacatggcaTCCAGGCCTTATTCTATCCACGCACATGGAGTTAAGACAGAAACCCCAGATGTTCATCTCACCCAACCAG gGGAGACTCACTCTTACTACTGGTACGTTAATAAGAATACAGGACCAACACCAGAGCAGGAACAGTGCTCTGTGTCAGCATACTACTCCACTGCTGATGTTACCAAG GACCTGTACAGCGGTCTGATTGGTCCATTGGTGATCTGTCGCCGTAGCTGGGGCAG GACTTTTGGTATGAAGAAGGAAGTAGAAGAGTTTGCGCTGCTTTTCCTGGTTTTTGATGAGAATGAAAGCTG GTATCTGGATGAAAATATCAGGACCAAAATAAGGAGCCCTCGCACAAACTTGAAGGATGATGCAACCTTTATAGAGAGCAACAAGATGCACT CCATAAATGGCTTTATGTATGCAAATCTGAATGGTTTGAACATGGAAGTGGGTGATAAGGTGTACTGGTACCTGATGGGAATGGGCAATGATGTGGAcatacacactgcacactggcatGGACACAGTGTGGAATACAAG CTGGGCGGAGGTCCTCATCGAACTGATGTGTATGAGCTGTTTCCAGCTACCTTTCAG aCAGTAAAGATGCGCCCTCAGTATCCTGGTACCTGGCTGCTCCACTGCCACGTAACTGACCACATTAGAGGTGGCATGGAGGCGGTGTATACTGTTACTGAGAAAG aaaagaagaaaggtttCTTTGGCTGA